In Candidatus Binatia bacterium, one DNA window encodes the following:
- a CDS encoding YCF48-related protein, translating into MTRLRAVVAGGAMLLALAACHRDVEMAPLIDRKIYLTDKFYDVKALSPEKAIVVGYGGKILTTNDSGRSWNVAQSNTDKAIYKVAMADETNGWAVGQGGTVLKTTDGGQTWQPMDAGTQSYLFSAFSLSPQHLIAVGDKSTIVQTTDGGATWQVSKYEPPKQEDISDELLAGLDDAAVIAQEPSFYDVQFVDPNTGWIVGEFGKILKTTDGGKTWTEQQESLLGGEIVDALDLPTFFGIDCVDANECVAVGLDGKIAGTKDGGATWAFEDTGSDFSEPLFTVQIFPDGSGWAAGVAGEVMKRERGEWQQADLGMRVFSWLRQVSFADENNGWLVGGFGLILRTRDGGKTWIPAAA; encoded by the coding sequence ATGACCCGGCTCCGCGCGGTGGTTGCGGGCGGCGCTATGCTGCTCGCCTTGGCCGCGTGCCATCGCGACGTCGAGATGGCGCCGCTGATCGACCGCAAGATCTATCTCACCGACAAGTTCTACGACGTGAAGGCGCTGTCGCCCGAGAAGGCGATCGTGGTCGGCTACGGGGGCAAGATCCTGACCACGAACGACAGCGGACGCAGCTGGAACGTCGCGCAGAGCAATACCGACAAGGCGATCTACAAGGTCGCCATGGCGGACGAGACGAACGGCTGGGCGGTCGGGCAGGGCGGCACGGTCCTCAAGACGACCGACGGCGGCCAGACGTGGCAGCCGATGGATGCCGGCACGCAGTCGTACCTGTTCAGCGCCTTCTCGCTGTCGCCGCAGCACCTGATCGCGGTCGGCGACAAGTCGACCATCGTGCAGACGACGGACGGCGGCGCGACGTGGCAGGTGTCGAAGTACGAGCCGCCGAAGCAGGAGGACATCTCCGACGAGCTGCTCGCCGGTCTCGACGACGCCGCCGTGATCGCGCAGGAGCCGTCGTTCTACGACGTGCAGTTCGTCGATCCGAACACCGGCTGGATCGTCGGTGAGTTCGGCAAGATCCTCAAGACGACCGACGGCGGCAAGACCTGGACGGAGCAGCAGGAGTCGCTGCTCGGCGGCGAGATCGTCGACGCGCTCGATCTGCCGACGTTCTTTGGCATTGACTGCGTCGACGCGAACGAGTGCGTGGCGGTCGGTCTCGACGGCAAGATCGCCGGCACCAAGGACGGCGGCGCGACCTGGGCCTTCGAGGACACCGGCAGCGACTTCAGCGAGCCGCTGTTCACCGTGCAGATCTTCCCCGACGGCTCGGGCTGGGCGGCGGGCGTCGCCGGTGAGGTGATGAAGCGCGAGCGCGGCGAGTGGCAGCAGGCCGACCTCGGCATGCGCGTCTTCTCCTGGCTGCGGCAGGTCTCGTTCGCCGACGAGAACAACGGCTGGTTGGTGGGCGGGTTCGGACTCATCCTGCGCACACGCGACGGCGGCAAGACCTGGATCCCCGCGGCGGCGTGA
- a CDS encoding MMPL family transporter, with translation MSPDATETRPLYWLGYKLIEWRFRVMVIVFIITAFFAYHTYKLYEAGFVTSFGDLLPQTHEFMKVHNKYAGTFGGANNVMVMVEVKDGHIFNTNTLTRIYRMTEELDKVYGVNHSQIDSIGHRTTRSLRVAAGGTMRSEPVMIGPPKTEEQAAEIRHIVHNTESIYGILVSLDDKAALLKANFIEGRLDYRRIFDEINERVITPFEKGWVGATFNNKDDAGVFPPAIVETVFAGTPAEGKLQPGDKVVDVDGKKIENRFQFAEAIAAHEPGETAKVTFERNGQTQTVDISVPESDIIVSVAGEPRLYGWVYHYADEAKWIFLITTVLTWILLYLYFHDWRGALRPTITGVISAIWGLGFINLVGLPFDPLTLVIPFFITARAISHSVQMHDRYYEEYEKCGWDKEKAIVGAFAELFVPTLSGIITDAIGILAILLVPILMLQKLAISACFWILAITVSELLLNPIVYHYLAPPDKETVLQRERGWFRNLIVSFVNGLLTKNGRRATVVGWAIVAVLSAYFIKDIQIGDPTAASPLLWLDSPYNVSHTNIQQKFGGVEPLIIVAEGYDKDAMKDPDVLRTMEKFQRYLERDPDVGYSFSLADILRAVNMVFHELEPKWGVIPNDWIDVGGLFFVFFSGSPPSETAKYVTTDYATAHVTFYAKNHKGDNIRRIIKRAREFIEQNPMEKAQFRLAGGLIGVLAAGNEEILKNDLLMNALGFLTMYVTVLFTYRSWAAGLYLLAPLALANLMMNAYLSTAGIGINISTLPVVTVGMGFGIDYGMYILSRTIEEYTKSGDLDFAVRESLSTSGKAVTFTAVTMVLATLVWYFSEIRFDAEMGVLLALWMAVSFVASMTLLPVLLVGLRPRFILRERADVAAASATTTRGAVS, from the coding sequence GTGAGCCCTGACGCGACCGAGACGAGACCGCTCTACTGGCTCGGCTACAAGCTGATCGAGTGGCGCTTCCGGGTGATGGTGATCGTGTTCATCATCACCGCTTTCTTCGCGTACCACACCTACAAGCTCTACGAAGCGGGCTTCGTGACCTCGTTCGGCGATCTGCTGCCGCAGACGCACGAGTTCATGAAGGTCCACAACAAGTACGCCGGGACCTTCGGCGGCGCGAACAACGTGATGGTGATGGTGGAGGTCAAGGATGGCCACATCTTCAACACCAACACGTTGACGCGCATCTACCGGATGACCGAGGAGCTCGATAAGGTCTACGGCGTCAATCACAGCCAGATCGACTCCATCGGTCACCGCACGACGCGCTCGCTGCGCGTCGCGGCCGGCGGCACGATGCGCTCCGAGCCCGTCATGATCGGGCCGCCGAAGACCGAGGAGCAGGCCGCCGAGATCCGCCACATCGTCCACAACACCGAGAGCATCTACGGCATTCTCGTCTCGCTCGACGACAAGGCCGCGCTGCTCAAGGCGAACTTCATCGAGGGCCGGCTCGACTACCGGCGGATCTTCGACGAGATCAACGAGCGCGTCATCACGCCGTTCGAGAAGGGCTGGGTCGGCGCCACTTTCAACAACAAGGACGACGCCGGCGTGTTTCCGCCCGCGATCGTCGAGACGGTGTTCGCGGGCACCCCGGCCGAGGGCAAGCTCCAGCCGGGCGACAAGGTCGTCGACGTCGACGGCAAGAAGATCGAGAACCGCTTCCAGTTCGCAGAGGCGATCGCCGCGCACGAGCCCGGCGAGACCGCGAAGGTCACCTTCGAGCGCAACGGCCAGACGCAGACCGTCGACATCAGCGTCCCCGAGAGCGACATCATCGTCTCGGTCGCGGGCGAGCCGCGTCTCTACGGCTGGGTCTACCACTACGCCGACGAGGCGAAGTGGATCTTCCTGATCACGACGGTCCTGACGTGGATCCTGCTCTACCTCTACTTCCACGACTGGCGCGGTGCGCTGCGTCCGACCATCACCGGCGTGATCTCGGCGATCTGGGGTCTCGGCTTCATCAACCTCGTCGGCTTGCCGTTCGACCCGCTCACGCTCGTCATCCCGTTCTTCATCACCGCGCGCGCGATCTCGCACTCCGTGCAGATGCACGACCGCTACTACGAGGAGTACGAGAAGTGCGGTTGGGACAAGGAGAAGGCGATCGTCGGCGCGTTCGCGGAGCTCTTCGTGCCGACGCTGTCGGGCATCATCACCGACGCGATCGGCATCCTCGCGATCCTGCTGGTGCCGATCCTGATGCTGCAGAAGCTCGCCATCTCGGCGTGCTTCTGGATCCTGGCGATCACGGTCAGCGAGCTGCTGCTGAACCCGATCGTGTACCACTACCTCGCGCCGCCCGATAAGGAGACGGTCCTGCAGCGCGAGCGCGGCTGGTTCCGCAACCTGATCGTGTCGTTCGTCAACGGCCTGCTCACCAAGAACGGCCGGCGGGCGACGGTCGTGGGGTGGGCCATCGTCGCCGTGCTCTCGGCCTACTTCATCAAGGACATCCAGATCGGCGATCCGACGGCGGCGTCACCGCTGCTGTGGCTCGACTCGCCGTACAACGTCTCGCACACCAACATTCAGCAGAAGTTCGGTGGCGTCGAGCCGCTGATCATCGTCGCGGAGGGCTACGACAAGGACGCGATGAAGGACCCCGACGTCCTGCGCACGATGGAGAAGTTCCAGCGCTACCTCGAGCGCGATCCGGACGTCGGCTACAGCTTCTCGCTCGCCGACATCCTGCGAGCCGTGAACATGGTGTTCCACGAGCTCGAGCCCAAGTGGGGCGTGATCCCCAACGACTGGATCGACGTCGGCGGCCTGTTCTTCGTCTTCTTCTCCGGCTCGCCGCCGAGCGAGACCGCGAAGTACGTGACGACGGACTACGCGACCGCCCACGTCACGTTCTACGCGAAGAACCACAAGGGCGACAACATCCGCCGCATCATCAAGCGGGCGCGCGAGTTCATCGAGCAGAACCCGATGGAGAAGGCGCAGTTCCGCCTCGCGGGTGGTCTGATCGGCGTGCTCGCCGCGGGCAACGAGGAGATCCTGAAGAACGACCTCCTGATGAACGCGCTCGGCTTCCTCACGATGTACGTGACGGTGCTGTTCACGTACCGCTCGTGGGCGGCGGGCCTGTACCTGCTCGCGCCGCTCGCGCTCGCCAATTTGATGATGAACGCCTACCTGAGCACGGCGGGCATCGGCATCAACATCTCGACGCTGCCGGTGGTCACCGTCGGCATGGGCTTCGGCATCGACTACGGCATGTACATCCTGAGCCGAACCATCGAGGAGTATACGAAGAGCGGCGACCTCGACTTCGCGGTGCGCGAGTCGCTCAGCACCTCGGGCAAGGCCGTGACCTTCACCGCGGTGACCATGGTTCTCGCGACGCTGGTCTGGTACTTCTCCGAGATCCGCTTCGACGCCGAGATGGGCGTGCTCCTCGCGCTCTGGATGGCGGTCAGCTTCGTCGCGTCGATGACGCTGCTGCCGGTGCTGCTCGTCGGCCTGCGGCCGCGCTTCATCCTGCGCGAGCGTGCGGACGTCGCGGCTGCGTCGGCGACGACCACGCGCGGCGCCGTGAGCTGA
- a CDS encoding ABC transporter ATP-binding protein, protein MIEVEGLSKSYGSIPALREVSFRVAAGEIVGLLGPNGSGKTTLLRILTGFFPADRGRARVAGVELSDDPFEVRRRVGYLPEQSPLYPEVSVRRFLRFAADVKLGDPERRDERVDAVIAECGLEGVQNRRIGTLSKGYRQRVGIAQALIGRPQVLVLDEPTAGLDPAQVLEVRQLIASLGGGTTVLLSSHVLADVASVCDRVLMLHLGRLVLAERIDTLRRQVRSSGELVLRTRASDEQLARLLAAVPEAQETRRDRTPDGSVLLHLLHPGRDGDEESRRSAERVTDALARACVADGLPVLELGPRTRTLEDLFVDLLGERPQ, encoded by the coding sequence ATGATCGAGGTAGAGGGTCTCTCCAAGTCGTACGGCTCGATCCCCGCACTGCGCGAGGTCTCCTTCCGGGTCGCGGCGGGTGAGATCGTCGGCCTGCTCGGGCCGAACGGATCGGGCAAGACCACGCTGCTGCGCATCCTGACGGGTTTCTTCCCCGCCGATCGCGGACGCGCGCGCGTCGCCGGCGTCGAGCTGTCGGACGATCCCTTCGAGGTGCGCCGCCGCGTCGGCTACCTGCCCGAGCAGTCGCCGCTCTACCCGGAGGTCAGCGTGCGGCGCTTCCTGCGCTTCGCGGCCGACGTCAAGCTCGGCGACCCCGAGCGCCGCGACGAGCGCGTCGACGCGGTGATCGCCGAGTGCGGCCTCGAGGGCGTGCAGAACCGGCGCATCGGTACGCTGTCGAAGGGCTACCGTCAGCGCGTCGGCATCGCGCAGGCCCTGATCGGACGTCCGCAGGTGCTGGTGCTCGACGAGCCGACCGCCGGGCTCGACCCGGCGCAGGTGCTCGAGGTGCGCCAGCTCATCGCCTCGCTCGGCGGCGGCACGACCGTGCTGCTCTCGAGCCACGTGCTGGCCGACGTCGCGAGCGTCTGCGACCGCGTGCTCATGCTGCATCTCGGACGCCTCGTGCTCGCCGAGCGCATCGACACGCTGCGCCGGCAGGTGCGGAGCTCGGGCGAGCTCGTGCTGCGCACGCGCGCGAGCGACGAGCAGCTCGCGCGTCTGCTCGCGGCGGTCCCCGAAGCCCAGGAGACGCGGCGCGACCGCACGCCCGACGGCTCGGTCCTGCTGCACCTCTTGCACCCGGGACGCGACGGCGACGAGGAGTCGCGGCGCAGCGCCGAGCGCGTCACCGACGCGCTCGCGCGCGCGTGCGTCGCCGACGGTCTGCCGGTGCTCGAGCTCGGACCGCGCACGCGCACGCTCGAGGATCTGTTCGTCGATCTGCTCGGAGAGCGTCCGCAATGA
- a CDS encoding DUF4350 domain-containing protein, translating into MKKRLPSPRRVSALLRKELHATFAQPLLYVVGGVFLLLAGYYFYSDLGFFVTFGFGQNIFENFFQLLFVDLRLVLLLTVPLLTMRLFAEERKLGTIELLFTYPLSDLEILLAKLIACTLAACALLLTTAVSLVYLYRIEPFAFGPVFTGYLGLALLAVSFVACGTFLSTLTDNQVVAAMSTVGTLLLLWILSWNEAAPGIASLGFFSRLSIFNHFESFSRGVIETKDLVYFACLVAFAAAATLASLGSRAWPRSRLAPTVVGLLGLLVALGIVDAFAERHNMRFDLTPQQKYTLSPHARRILDSVTQPIELIAFVRSGDPRNASTVDLLERISEVTPLIKHRVVDVNRNPALARRYGVDAFGAIVIATEDQHRVVGQAREHMVVGAILQLTRGKRKVVGFVGGHGEMDPGDRDRQRGLSLLASSLRDDGFDVRSVTIADGVPDDVDVLVVAGGESPWSDAELARLDEWMAQGGRLLALLDPRQAPELAAWLAQRGIAPAPNVVLDPENRLYGGEGVSIEAAPPADIAVLDADGLPSATVIASELGQGVLLSTARALELSAGAVPLLQSGAESWATTAIERAESGDVEYEEGRDVPGPQVVAAAREWQVAGDDDEASVARLVVIGDVDLATNRFIEFLSNRHVLHNAITWLVGEEALIAMRPERKQSGREQLFLSAGQARTALLLSTGVMPGLSLLVALVLYLRRRTGA; encoded by the coding sequence ATGAAGAAGCGCCTGCCGTCGCCGCGCCGCGTGTCGGCGCTGCTGCGCAAGGAGCTGCACGCGACGTTCGCGCAGCCGCTGCTCTACGTGGTCGGCGGCGTCTTCCTGCTGCTCGCCGGCTACTACTTCTACTCGGACCTCGGCTTCTTCGTCACCTTCGGCTTCGGGCAGAACATCTTCGAGAACTTCTTCCAGCTGCTGTTCGTCGACCTGCGGCTCGTCCTGCTGCTGACGGTGCCGCTGCTCACGATGCGGCTCTTCGCCGAGGAGCGGAAGCTCGGCACGATCGAGCTGCTCTTCACCTACCCGCTGTCGGACCTCGAGATCCTGCTCGCGAAGCTGATCGCCTGCACGCTCGCCGCTTGTGCGCTGCTGCTCACCACCGCGGTGAGCCTCGTCTACCTCTACCGGATCGAGCCCTTCGCGTTCGGGCCGGTGTTCACCGGCTACCTCGGGCTCGCGCTGCTCGCGGTGTCGTTCGTCGCGTGCGGCACCTTCCTCTCGACGCTCACCGACAACCAGGTGGTCGCCGCGATGTCGACGGTCGGCACGCTGCTGCTGCTCTGGATCCTGTCGTGGAACGAGGCCGCGCCGGGGATCGCGTCGCTCGGCTTCTTCTCGCGGCTCTCGATCTTCAACCACTTCGAGAGCTTCTCGCGCGGCGTGATCGAGACCAAGGACCTGGTCTACTTCGCGTGCCTGGTCGCGTTCGCCGCGGCGGCGACGCTCGCCTCGCTCGGCTCGCGCGCCTGGCCGCGCTCGCGTCTCGCGCCGACCGTCGTGGGGCTGCTCGGTTTGCTGGTCGCGCTCGGCATCGTCGACGCGTTCGCCGAGCGGCACAACATGCGCTTCGACCTCACGCCGCAGCAGAAGTACACGCTGTCGCCGCACGCGCGGCGCATCCTCGACAGCGTGACGCAGCCGATCGAGCTCATCGCCTTCGTGCGCTCGGGCGACCCGCGCAACGCCTCGACCGTCGACCTCCTCGAGCGGATCAGCGAGGTGACGCCGCTCATCAAGCACCGCGTGGTCGACGTCAACCGAAATCCGGCGCTGGCGCGGCGCTACGGCGTCGACGCGTTCGGCGCGATCGTGATCGCGACCGAGGACCAGCACCGCGTCGTCGGCCAGGCGCGCGAGCACATGGTGGTGGGCGCGATCCTGCAGCTCACGCGCGGCAAGCGAAAGGTGGTCGGCTTCGTCGGCGGGCACGGCGAGATGGATCCGGGCGACCGGGATCGCCAGCGCGGCCTCTCGCTGCTCGCCTCGAGCCTGCGCGACGACGGCTTCGACGTGCGCTCGGTGACGATCGCCGATGGCGTGCCGGACGACGTCGACGTGCTCGTGGTGGCGGGCGGTGAGAGCCCGTGGTCGGACGCCGAGCTCGCGCGGCTCGACGAGTGGATGGCGCAGGGCGGACGCTTGCTCGCGCTGCTCGACCCGCGTCAAGCGCCGGAGCTCGCGGCGTGGCTCGCGCAGCGCGGCATCGCCCCCGCGCCGAACGTCGTGCTCGATCCCGAGAATCGGCTCTACGGCGGCGAGGGCGTGTCGATCGAGGCGGCGCCGCCCGCCGACATCGCGGTGCTCGACGCCGACGGGCTGCCGTCGGCCACCGTGATCGCGAGCGAGCTCGGTCAGGGCGTGCTGCTGTCGACCGCGCGCGCGCTCGAGCTGTCGGCGGGCGCGGTGCCGCTGCTGCAGAGCGGCGCGGAGAGCTGGGCCACGACCGCGATCGAGCGTGCGGAGTCGGGCGACGTCGAGTACGAGGAAGGGCGCGACGTGCCCGGACCGCAGGTCGTCGCCGCGGCGCGCGAGTGGCAGGTCGCGGGCGACGACGACGAGGCGAGCGTCGCGCGGCTCGTCGTCATCGGCGACGTCGACCTCGCGACCAACCGCTTCATCGAGTTCCTGAGCAACCGACACGTGCTGCACAATGCGATCACCTGGCTCGTCGGCGAGGAGGCGCTGATCGCGATGCGTCCGGAGCGCAAGCAGTCCGGCCGCGAGCAGCTCTTCCTGAGCGCCGGACAGGCGCGCACGGCGCTGCTGCTGTCGACCGGCGTGATGCCCGGGCTGAGCCTGCTGGTGGCGCTCGTGCTCTATCTCCGCCGCAGGACGGGCGCGTGA
- a CDS encoding DUF4340 domain-containing protein, translating to MTWKGSFYCWLVAALLAVLYVGTAHEPPAQHELPGVAPHTPEPSERGYEIDPASLRSVELRRGERTVVLERGERSWKVIEPADRTIPGGLVQAFVDQLVDSGDGERVAEDAANPAFGFDNPQLQVTATTSDGERLTLVVGARTPTGTAAYARIEEDGGVVLVGLNLLYYADLLLG from the coding sequence GTGACCTGGAAGGGGAGCTTCTACTGCTGGCTGGTCGCGGCGCTTCTGGCGGTGCTCTACGTCGGCACCGCGCACGAGCCGCCCGCGCAACACGAGCTCCCCGGCGTGGCGCCGCACACGCCGGAGCCGAGCGAGCGCGGCTACGAGATCGATCCAGCGTCGCTGCGCTCGGTCGAGCTGCGGCGCGGCGAGCGCACGGTGGTGCTCGAGCGCGGCGAGCGCTCCTGGAAGGTGATCGAGCCGGCCGACCGCACGATTCCGGGCGGCCTCGTGCAGGCGTTCGTCGACCAGCTCGTCGACAGCGGCGACGGCGAACGCGTCGCCGAGGACGCCGCCAACCCGGCCTTCGGCTTCGACAACCCGCAGCTCCAGGTCACCGCGACGACCAGCGACGGCGAGCGCCTGACGCTCGTCGTCGGCGCGCGGACGCCGACCGGCACCGCGGCGTACGCGCGCATCGAGGAGGACGGCGGCGTCGTCCTGGTCGGCCTGAACCTGCTGTACTACGCGGATCTTCTGCTCGGCTGA
- a CDS encoding OB-fold domain-containing protein: MGSIGISAHGAYVPKARLPRELIAGEWGGFSMGGEKAVASHDEDSLTLAVGAALNCFAAGEVPDLDGVLFASTTSPYREKQVAATLAAVLDCREEIRTADVTDSLRAATTALLAAIDQVKAGARKVLVAAGDCRTPEPDSMNEQSNGDGGAAVVVGRDDVLAEIVETVSLSDEFLGSFRTDEQAYVKSFPGFDLKLGYGRQLAAVLQAILAKTKIEPAALSSVVIAGPNPRAPQGVAKGFGLDAKKQLADTLWGTIGDVGCAQPLLLLSATLEQAKPGDQILVVGVGDGADAILLRATDGVSRFRPQRGVAEQIEVKRTLPSYGKYLRFRRLLKKDAPAQTQSTPVVLFRDRKTLLPLYGGRCKACGTVQYPPHRVCIECSDRSGLEPVKLKRTGKVFTFVVDHVAESPDGPVVSAVIDLDGGGRVLMELTDCSPDEIEIDMPVELTFRRYHDGFGMKNYFWKARPRVP; this comes from the coding sequence ATGGGCTCGATTGGCATCTCCGCGCACGGCGCCTACGTTCCGAAGGCGCGGCTGCCGCGCGAGCTGATCGCGGGCGAGTGGGGCGGCTTCTCGATGGGCGGCGAGAAGGCGGTCGCGAGCCACGACGAGGACAGCCTGACGCTCGCCGTCGGCGCGGCGCTGAACTGCTTCGCTGCGGGCGAGGTCCCCGACCTCGACGGCGTGCTGTTCGCCTCGACCACGTCGCCGTACCGCGAGAAGCAGGTGGCGGCGACGCTCGCCGCGGTGCTCGACTGCCGCGAGGAGATCCGCACGGCCGACGTCACCGACTCGCTGCGCGCCGCGACGACGGCGCTGCTCGCCGCGATCGACCAGGTGAAGGCGGGCGCGCGCAAGGTGCTGGTCGCTGCCGGCGACTGCCGCACGCCCGAGCCGGACTCGATGAACGAGCAGTCGAACGGCGACGGCGGCGCCGCGGTGGTGGTCGGGCGCGACGACGTGCTCGCCGAGATCGTCGAGACCGTGAGCCTGTCCGACGAGTTCCTCGGCAGCTTCCGCACCGACGAGCAGGCGTACGTCAAGAGCTTTCCCGGCTTCGACCTGAAGCTCGGCTACGGGCGCCAGCTCGCGGCGGTGCTGCAGGCGATCCTCGCCAAGACCAAGATCGAGCCCGCGGCGCTGTCCTCGGTCGTCATCGCCGGGCCCAACCCGCGCGCGCCGCAAGGCGTCGCGAAAGGCTTCGGCCTCGACGCGAAGAAGCAGCTCGCCGACACCCTGTGGGGAACGATCGGCGACGTCGGCTGCGCGCAGCCGCTGCTGCTGCTGTCGGCGACGCTCGAGCAGGCGAAGCCGGGCGACCAGATCCTCGTCGTCGGCGTCGGCGACGGCGCCGACGCGATCCTGCTGCGCGCGACCGACGGCGTGTCGCGCTTCCGTCCGCAGCGCGGCGTCGCCGAGCAGATCGAGGTCAAGCGCACGCTTCCGTCGTACGGCAAGTACCTGCGCTTCCGCCGGCTGCTGAAGAAGGACGCGCCGGCGCAGACGCAGTCGACGCCGGTCGTGCTGTTCCGCGACCGCAAGACGCTGCTGCCGCTCTACGGCGGGCGCTGCAAGGCCTGCGGCACGGTGCAGTACCCGCCGCACCGCGTCTGCATCGAGTGCTCGGACCGCAGCGGGCTCGAGCCCGTCAAGCTCAAACGGACCGGCAAGGTGTTCACCTTCGTCGTCGACCACGTCGCCGAGTCACCCGACGGTCCGGTCGTGAGCGCGGTCATCGACCTCGACGGCGGCGGCCGCGTGCTGATGGAGCTCACCGACTGCTCGCCCGACGAGATCGAGATCGACATGCCCGTGGAGCTCACGTTTCGCCGCTACCACGACGGCTTCGGTATGAAGAACTACTTCTGGAAGGCGCGCCCGCGCGTTCCATAG
- a CDS encoding acyl-CoA dehydrogenase family protein: protein MDFGFSEDQEMLRQSAKDFLAKECPMTLVRKMMDDESGHSPELWKKMAELGWQGLILPEQYGGAGLDFVDLVVVLEEMGRVVLPGPFLSTAVYAGFTLLDAGSEEQKQKYLPRIASGDLLATVALLEPSGRWDAEGIAATATATSGGYRLDGTKLFVPDGHIAELIIVAARKPGTAGKDGVSLFCVDANASGVKRTPLKTMDQTRKLAEVVLTGVEVGKDALVGKEGEGWKTIERLSDRGKVALCAEACGGAQQVLDMSVAYAKVREQFGKPIGSFQAIQHKCANMMVQVESSKSATYYAAWAVANDVPEAPLAAAMAKAYCSDAYRTVAGEGIQIHGGIGFTWEHDMHIYFKRAKSSEVTFGDATWNREIVAQHIL, encoded by the coding sequence ATGGACTTTGGCTTCAGCGAAGACCAGGAGATGCTCCGCCAGTCGGCGAAGGACTTCCTCGCCAAGGAGTGCCCGATGACGCTCGTCCGCAAGATGATGGACGACGAGTCCGGGCACTCGCCGGAGCTGTGGAAGAAGATGGCGGAGCTGGGCTGGCAGGGCCTGATCCTTCCCGAGCAGTACGGCGGCGCGGGGCTCGACTTCGTCGACCTCGTCGTGGTGCTCGAGGAGATGGGGCGCGTCGTGCTGCCCGGACCGTTCCTGTCGACGGCGGTCTACGCGGGGTTCACGCTGCTCGACGCCGGCAGCGAGGAGCAGAAGCAGAAGTACCTGCCCCGCATCGCGTCGGGTGACCTGCTCGCCACCGTGGCGCTGCTCGAGCCCTCGGGACGCTGGGACGCGGAGGGCATCGCCGCGACCGCGACCGCGACCAGCGGCGGCTACCGCCTCGACGGCACGAAGCTCTTCGTCCCCGACGGGCACATCGCCGAGCTGATCATCGTCGCCGCGCGCAAGCCCGGCACCGCGGGCAAGGACGGCGTGAGCCTCTTCTGCGTCGACGCGAACGCGTCCGGCGTCAAGCGCACGCCGCTCAAGACGATGGACCAGACGCGCAAGCTCGCCGAGGTCGTCCTGACGGGCGTCGAGGTCGGCAAGGACGCGCTCGTCGGCAAGGAAGGCGAGGGCTGGAAGACGATCGAGCGCCTCTCGGACCGCGGCAAGGTCGCGCTCTGCGCCGAGGCGTGCGGCGGCGCCCAGCAGGTGCTCGACATGTCGGTCGCCTACGCCAAGGTGCGCGAGCAGTTCGGCAAGCCGATCGGCTCGTTCCAGGCGATCCAGCACAAGTGCGCCAACATGATGGTGCAGGTCGAGAGCTCGAAGTCGGCGACGTACTACGCGGCCTGGGCGGTCGCGAACGACGTGCCGGAGGCGCCGCTCGCGGCGGCGATGGCGAAGGCCTACTGCTCCGACGCCTACCGCACGGTCGCCGGCGAGGGCATCCAGATCCACGGCGGCATCGGCTTCACCTGGGAGCACGACATGCACATCTACTTCAAGCGTGCGAAGAGCTCCGAGGTGACGTTCGGCGACGCGACGTGGAATCGCGAGATCGTCGCGCAGCACATCCTCTGA
- a CDS encoding VUT family protein: MESRDRRAAHPLNWGPRARTAIPYVGIVVALNVGFSLYPEHDWFWSLLVGSVLVLRDYAQRVWGHACLLLMGLAAVLSYALGSPEVALASATAFAVSETVDWLVYTVTERPFADRVLLSTGASAPVDTVVFLVLAHLFSWDLLAIGVASKWTAGIVVWSVLRGGRSQGRYEAAAC; this comes from the coding sequence GTGGAATCGCGAGATCGTCGCGCAGCACATCCTCTGAACTGGGGACCGCGTGCGCGCACGGCGATCCCGTACGTCGGGATCGTCGTCGCGCTCAACGTCGGGTTCAGCCTCTACCCCGAGCACGACTGGTTCTGGTCGTTGCTGGTCGGCAGCGTGCTCGTGCTGCGCGACTACGCGCAGCGGGTCTGGGGACACGCCTGCCTGCTGCTGATGGGGCTCGCGGCGGTGCTGTCCTACGCGCTCGGGTCGCCGGAGGTGGCGCTCGCCAGCGCGACCGCGTTCGCGGTCAGCGAGACCGTCGACTGGCTCGTCTACACCGTGACGGAGCGACCGTTCGCGGACCGCGTGCTGCTGTCGACGGGGGCGAGCGCGCCGGTCGACACCGTGGTGTTCCTCGTCCTCGCCCACCTCTTCAGCTGGGACCTGCTCGCCATCGGGGTCGCGAGCAAGTGGACGGCGGGCATCGTCGTCTGGAGCGTGCTGCGCGGGGGGCGCAGCCAGGGGCGGTACGAGGCCGCGGCCTGCTGA